GAGCAGGGTCAGGGTCACGCCCATCATTTCAAGGGAAGTGAAGTAGTTGCCGACGTAGCAGCGATGGATCTTCAGCCCCTTGGCCTTGAGCTGTTTTTCGACCTCAGCGTAGAAAATGTACAACTCCATCACCGGCGTGGCGCCGAGCCCCGAAACCAGCACCACCACACTGTCGTCCTGGCTGAAATCGCGGTCTTCAAGGATCGGCGCGAGCATGCGTTCGGCCATCGCGGCGGCCGGTTCGACAGGGATGACTTGAATGCCCGGTTCGCCATGATGACCGATGCCCAGCTCCATCTGGCCAGCGGGGATCTGGAAGTTCGGTTTGCCCACGGCCGCAATGGTGCAGGGGGTGAGACCGATGCCGATCGAGCGACAGTGATCGACGGTTTTCTGGGCAACACGAATCACGCCATCCAGATCGTAATGCTGGGCGGCAGCGGCGCCGCCGACCTTCCACATGAAAATTTCGCCAGCCACGCCACGGCGCTTGGCAATCTCGGCCTTGGGCGCCGAGGCCACGTCGTCGTTGGCGACCACTGTGCGGATGCGCATGTCTTTGCTGGCGGCCATCTTCATGGCCAGCTTCACGTTCATATTGTCGCCGGCATAGTTGCCGTACAGGCAGGCTACGCCGGCACCCTGGTCGGCGGCCCGGAAGGCGTCGAAGAAGCTTTTGGCGGTGGGCGAGGAGAAAATCTCGCCCACCGCCACCGCGTCGACCAGGCCCGGGCCGACATAGCCGAGAAACGCAGGCTCATGGCCCGAACCGCCGCCGGTGACGATGCCCACGCGGCCCTGGCCCGATGGCCTGGCCTTGACGATGACGCGCGGGTTGGCCTCGTATTGGCGCAGTTCGGGATGCGCGACCAGGATGCCGCGCAGCATGTCCTCGACCACTTGGTCCGGATCGTTGATGACTCGATTCATAAC
This region of Pseudomonas asgharzadehiana genomic DNA includes:
- a CDS encoding dihydroxyacetone kinase subunit DhaK gives rise to the protein MNRVINDPDQVVEDMLRGILVAHPELRQYEANPRVIVKARPSGQGRVGIVTGGGSGHEPAFLGYVGPGLVDAVAVGEIFSSPTAKSFFDAFRAADQGAGVACLYGNYAGDNMNVKLAMKMAASKDMRIRTVVANDDVASAPKAEIAKRRGVAGEIFMWKVGGAAAAQHYDLDGVIRVAQKTVDHCRSIGIGLTPCTIAAVGKPNFQIPAGQMELGIGHHGEPGIQVIPVEPAAAMAERMLAPILEDRDFSQDDSVVVLVSGLGATPVMELYIFYAEVEKQLKAKGLKIHRCYVGNYFTSLEMMGVTLTLLGLDAELKTLIDQPCRSIGMTQAD